One stretch of Castor canadensis chromosome 12, mCasCan1.hap1v2, whole genome shotgun sequence DNA includes these proteins:
- the Trim45 gene encoding E3 ubiquitin-protein ligase TRIM45 isoform X1 produces MSESRKPLLGFVHKLPSGTAFGNSGKTHCPLCMGLFRAPRLLPCLHTVCTTCLEKLEPFSVVDIRGGDSDTSSEGSIFQELKPHSLQPQIGILCPVCDAQVDLPMGGVKALTMDHLAMNDVMLESLRGEGQGLVCDLCSDREVEKRCQTCKANLCHFCCQAHRRQKKTTYHVMVDLKDLKGYSRVGKPILCPAHPAEELRLFCELCDRPVCRDCVVGEHREHPYDFTSNVIHKHGDSVRELLKGTQPHVEALEEALAQIKSMNSALQERVETVAADVRAFSEGYIKAIEEHRDKLLQQLKDIRVQKENSLQLQKAQLEQLLADMRTGVEFTEHLLTSGSDLEILITKGVVVERLRKLNKVEYSARPGVNDKICFSPQEKAGQCHGYEVYGAINTKEVDPAKCVLQGEDLHRAREKQTSSFTLLCKDAAGESMGKGGDNIHVAVVPKDKKDSPVRTVVQDNKDGTYYVSYTPKEPGVYTVWVCVKEQHVQGSPFNVTVRKKHRPHQGVFHCCTFCSSGGQKTARCACGGTMPGGYLGCGHGHKGHPGRPHWSCCGKFAEKSECTYSSGPSAGRSLLRTVAL; encoded by the exons ATGTCAGAAAGCAGGAAGCCGCTTCTGGGCTTTGTGCACAAACTCCCCAGTGGGACTGCATTTGGGAACTCAGGCAAGACCCACTGCCCTTTGTGCATGGGGCTTTTCAGAGCCCCCAGGCTCTTGCCTTGTTTGCACACGGTGTGCACCACGTGTCTGGAGAAGCTGGAGCCCTTCTCTGTAGTGGACATACGAGGGGGAGACTCTGACACAAGCTCTGAGGGGTCAATATTCCAGGAACTCAAGCCTCACAGTCTGCAGCCACAGATCGGCATCCTGTGTCCAGTATGTGATGCTCAGGTGGACCTGCCCATGGGTGGAGTGAAGGCTTTAACCATGGACCACCTGGCCATGAATGATGTGATGCTGGAAAGTCTGCGTGGGGAAGGCCAGGGCCTGGTGTGTGACCTGTGCAGCGACAGGGAAGTGGAGAAGAGGTGTCAGACCTGCAAAGCCAATCTCTGCCACTTCTGCTGCCAGGCTCATAG GCGGCAGAAGAAAACAACTTACCACGTTATGGTggacctaaaagacctgaaaggCTACAGCAGGGTTGGAAAGCCCATCCTATGTCCTGCTCACCCTGCAGAAGAGCTGCGATTGTTCTGTGAGCTCTGTGACCGCCCTGTGTGCCGGGATTGTGTGGTGGGCGAGCATCGGGAGCACCCCTACGACTTCACCAGCAATGTCATCCACAAGCATGGAGACTCTGTGCGGGAGCTCCTCAAAGGCACCCAGCCCCATGTGGAGGCCCTGGAGGAAGCCCTGGCTCAGATCAAAAGCATGAACAGTGCCCTCCAGGAGCGAGTGGAGACTGTAGCAGCCGATGTCCGAGCATTCTCTGAGGGCTACATCAAAGCCATCGAGGAGCACCGGGACAAGCTGCTGCAGCAGCTGAAAGACATCCGGGTCCAGAAGGAAAACTCCCTGCAGCTGCAGAAAGCACAGCTGGAACAGCTGCTGGCAGATATGCGGACTGGAGTGGAGTTCACTGAACACTTGTTGACCAGTGGCTCAGACTTGGAGATCCTTATCACCAAGGGGGTGGTAGTAGAACGGCTCAGGAAGCTGAACAAAGTTGAATATAGTGCCCGCCCAGGAGTAAATGATAAGATATGCTTCTCTCCTCAAGAGAAAGCAGGCCAGTGTCATGGCTATGAAGTCTATGGAGCCATTAATACCAAAGAGGTCGATCCAGCCAAATGTGTGCTTCAAGGAGAAG ATCTCCACAGAGCTCGGGAGAAACAGACAAGCTCTTTCACCCTGCTTTGTAAGGATGCTGCAGGAGAGAGCATGGGCAAGGGTGGAGACAACATCCACGTCGCAGTTGTCCCTAAAGACAAGAAAGACAG TCCAGTCAGAACAGTGGTCCAGGATAACAAGGATGGGACATACTATGTGTCCTATACTCCCAAGGAACCCGGGGTCTACACTGTGTGGGTCTGCGTCAAAGAACAGCACGTGCAG GGCTCACCATTCAACGTGACTGTGAGGAAAAAACACCGTCCACACCAAGGCGTGTTTCACTGCTGCACCTTCTGCTCCAGCGGAGGCCAGAAAACTGCGCGCTGTGCCTGTGGAGGCACCATGCCAG GTGGGTACTTAGGCTGTGGCCATGGACACAAAGGCCACCCAGGTCGTCCCCACTGGTCCTGCTGTGGGAAGTTTGCTGAGAAGTCTGAATGCACATACTCAAGTGGGCCAAGTGCAGGGAGGAGTCTGCTGAGGACCGTGGCACTCTGA
- the Trim45 gene encoding E3 ubiquitin-protein ligase TRIM45 isoform X2, with the protein MGGVKALTMDHLAMNDVMLESLRGEGQGLVCDLCSDREVEKRCQTCKANLCHFCCQAHRRQKKTTYHVMVDLKDLKGYSRVGKPILCPAHPAEELRLFCELCDRPVCRDCVVGEHREHPYDFTSNVIHKHGDSVRELLKGTQPHVEALEEALAQIKSMNSALQERVETVAADVRAFSEGYIKAIEEHRDKLLQQLKDIRVQKENSLQLQKAQLEQLLADMRTGVEFTEHLLTSGSDLEILITKGVVVERLRKLNKVEYSARPGVNDKICFSPQEKAGQCHGYEVYGAINTKEVDPAKCVLQGEDLHRAREKQTSSFTLLCKDAAGESMGKGGDNIHVAVVPKDKKDSPVRTVVQDNKDGTYYVSYTPKEPGVYTVWVCVKEQHVQGSPFNVTVRKKHRPHQGVFHCCTFCSSGGQKTARCACGGTMPGGYLGCGHGHKGHPGRPHWSCCGKFAEKSECTYSSGPSAGRSLLRTVAL; encoded by the exons ATGGGTGGAGTGAAGGCTTTAACCATGGACCACCTGGCCATGAATGATGTGATGCTGGAAAGTCTGCGTGGGGAAGGCCAGGGCCTGGTGTGTGACCTGTGCAGCGACAGGGAAGTGGAGAAGAGGTGTCAGACCTGCAAAGCCAATCTCTGCCACTTCTGCTGCCAGGCTCATAG GCGGCAGAAGAAAACAACTTACCACGTTATGGTggacctaaaagacctgaaaggCTACAGCAGGGTTGGAAAGCCCATCCTATGTCCTGCTCACCCTGCAGAAGAGCTGCGATTGTTCTGTGAGCTCTGTGACCGCCCTGTGTGCCGGGATTGTGTGGTGGGCGAGCATCGGGAGCACCCCTACGACTTCACCAGCAATGTCATCCACAAGCATGGAGACTCTGTGCGGGAGCTCCTCAAAGGCACCCAGCCCCATGTGGAGGCCCTGGAGGAAGCCCTGGCTCAGATCAAAAGCATGAACAGTGCCCTCCAGGAGCGAGTGGAGACTGTAGCAGCCGATGTCCGAGCATTCTCTGAGGGCTACATCAAAGCCATCGAGGAGCACCGGGACAAGCTGCTGCAGCAGCTGAAAGACATCCGGGTCCAGAAGGAAAACTCCCTGCAGCTGCAGAAAGCACAGCTGGAACAGCTGCTGGCAGATATGCGGACTGGAGTGGAGTTCACTGAACACTTGTTGACCAGTGGCTCAGACTTGGAGATCCTTATCACCAAGGGGGTGGTAGTAGAACGGCTCAGGAAGCTGAACAAAGTTGAATATAGTGCCCGCCCAGGAGTAAATGATAAGATATGCTTCTCTCCTCAAGAGAAAGCAGGCCAGTGTCATGGCTATGAAGTCTATGGAGCCATTAATACCAAAGAGGTCGATCCAGCCAAATGTGTGCTTCAAGGAGAAG ATCTCCACAGAGCTCGGGAGAAACAGACAAGCTCTTTCACCCTGCTTTGTAAGGATGCTGCAGGAGAGAGCATGGGCAAGGGTGGAGACAACATCCACGTCGCAGTTGTCCCTAAAGACAAGAAAGACAG TCCAGTCAGAACAGTGGTCCAGGATAACAAGGATGGGACATACTATGTGTCCTATACTCCCAAGGAACCCGGGGTCTACACTGTGTGGGTCTGCGTCAAAGAACAGCACGTGCAG GGCTCACCATTCAACGTGACTGTGAGGAAAAAACACCGTCCACACCAAGGCGTGTTTCACTGCTGCACCTTCTGCTCCAGCGGAGGCCAGAAAACTGCGCGCTGTGCCTGTGGAGGCACCATGCCAG GTGGGTACTTAGGCTGTGGCCATGGACACAAAGGCCACCCAGGTCGTCCCCACTGGTCCTGCTGTGGGAAGTTTGCTGAGAAGTCTGAATGCACATACTCAAGTGGGCCAAGTGCAGGGAGGAGTCTGCTGAGGACCGTGGCACTCTGA